In Carya illinoinensis cultivar Pawnee chromosome 7, C.illinoinensisPawnee_v1, whole genome shotgun sequence, the following are encoded in one genomic region:
- the LOC122314720 gene encoding AAA-ATPase At5g57480-like, with product MKEYWTSLASLLGVLAFCQSLLQVVFPPELRFATVKLFYRIFHWFSSYCYFDITEIDGVNTNELYNAVQLYLSSSVSITGSRLSLTRALNSSAITFGLSNNDSIVDTYNGVTVLWEHVVTPRQAQTFSWRPLPEEKRGFTLRLKKRDKTLVLGSYLDYIMEKANDIRRKNQDRLLYTNSRGGSLDSRGYPWESVPFKHPSTFETLAMDPTKKQEIMEDLTDFANGQGFYQKTGRAWKRGYLLYGPPGTGKSSMIAAIANYLGYDIYDLELTEVHTNSELRKLLMKTSSKSIIVIEDIDCSLSLTNRKNATSTSSSARSGTYSDMVEMRGGGCGSGDDGGNKTITLSGLLNFTDGLWSCCGSERIFVFTTNHIEKLDPALLRSGRMDMHIFMSYCSFPALKILLKNYLGFDEVDLDGAVLQELEGVVEKAEMTPADVSEVLIKNRRDKVKAVRELLETLKVRAERNAKNGGLSVVEEEQEKRALETPKQGCGLFQEESCRQEKENEEKDDGTIEK from the coding sequence atgaaagagTATTGGACCTCCTTGGCATCCCTTCTGGGCGTTTTGGCCTTCTGCCAAAGCCTCCTCCAAGTAGTCTTCCCACCCGAACTCCGGTTCGCCACTGTCAAGCTCTTCTACCGGATTTTCCACTGGTTCTCCTCGTACTGCTACTTTGACATCACCGAGATCGACGGAGTCAACACCAACGAGCTTTACAACGCCGTCCAGCTCTACCTCAGCTCCTCCGTCTCCATCACCGGTAGCCGACTAAGCCTCACCCGCGCCCTAAACTCCAGCGCCATCACCTTCGGCCTCTCCAACAATGACAGCATCGTCGACACCTACAACGGCGTTACCGTTCTCTGGGAACACGTCGTCACGCCAAGGCAAGCTCAAACCTTCTCATGGCGTCCTTTACCAGAAGAGAAACGAGGCTTCACTCTCCGACTCAAGAAGCGCGACAAAACGCTGGTTCTTGGTTCGTATCTGGATTACATAATGGAAAAGGCCAACGATATACGAAGAAAGAACCAAGACCGTCTTTTGTACACAAACTCGAGAGGCGGTTCCTTGGACTCGAGGGGATACCCGTGGGAGTCTGTACCGTTTAAGCATCCAAGCACATTTGAGACCTTAGCCATGGACCCGACAAAGAAGCAGGAGATTATGGAGGATCTCACAGACTTCGCCAACGGTCAAGGATTCTACCAGAAGACCGGGCGAGCATGGAAAAGAGGGTACCTACTCTATGGTCCGCCGGGGACAGGGAAATCAAGCATGATCGCAGCCATAGCAAATTATCTGGGTTACGACATATACGACTTGGAGCTGACCGAGGTGCATACCAACTCGGAGCTGAGGAAGCTGCTGATGAAGACGAGCTCCAAGTCCATAATTGTCATCGAGGACATAGATTGCTCTCTAAGTTTGACGAACAGGAAGAATGCTACTAGCACTAGTTCGTCCGCGAGAAGCGGTACTTACAGTGACATGGTTGAAATGCGAGGTGGGGGGTGTGGCTCGGGTGACGATGGTGGGAATAAAACGATTACGCTCTCGGGGTTGTTAAATTTTACGGACGGGTTATGGTCTTGCTGTGGGAGCGAGAGGATTTTCGTGTTCACCACGAACCACATTGAGAAGCTTGACCCGGCATTGCTGAGGAGTGGGAGGATGGATATGCACATATTCATGAGCTATTGCTCATTTCCGGCGTTGAAGATACTTTTGAAGAATTACTTGGGGTTTGATGAGGTTGATTTGGATGGTGCGGTCTTGCAGGAATTGGAGGGTGTCGTTGAAAAGGCCGAGATGACTCCGGCGGATGTTAGCGAGGTCTTGATCAAGAACCGGAGGGATAAGGTAAAGGCAGTGAGGGAGTTGTTGGAGACGTTGAAGGTGAGGGCGGAGAGGAACGCAAAGAATGGTGGGTTGTCGGTGGTGGAGGAGGAGCAGGAGAAGAGGGCCTTGGAGACGCCAAAACAAGGATGTGGGCTGTTTCAGGAGGAGAGCTGCaggcaagaaaaagaaaacgaggAGAAAGATGATGGCACAATAGAGAAATGA
- the LOC122316633 gene encoding uncharacterized protein LOC122316633 isoform X2 yields the protein MPPSCDEAKETNEDCAIVLELSESDPYFDKKKMLLQNKGFNPKKRVSLKSSSSPSWISATLKVMLQIARIIHLDEVELYFCQDDACSPVEFYSPRNEVEALNSILSLLDISNSSGKCLQMNVLQELREAIVSMIRDVRDNNCVKTTILENQSVDKEECLLQWGERNGMRTRLQIAYVEGAGRGSIAREDLNVGDTALEIPVSIVISEELVYTSDMFHILEKIGGISLETMLLLWSMKERHNCTSKFKIYFDALPKNFNTGLSFGLDAIMALEGTLLFEEIVQAKQHLCDQYGELFPSLCDDHPDIFPRELYTWEQFLWACELWYSNSMNVMFPDGKLRTCLIPIAGFLNHSLHPHILQYGKVDTTANSLKFRLSRPCSAGEQCFLSYGHFSSSHLISFYGFLPQGDNPYDIIPVDIDATEDDSITSNSTHMVRGTWLSRNHNIFYYGLPLPLLDHLRRIQSPILQYNTLLQANLENEMEVLGRLRSIFDCVMKNLGAVDLHDRENTSWDVRLAVEFKDLQRRIISSILSSCDTGLKLVKNEWCRCLAEDSRG from the exons ATG CCACCATCATGCGATGAAGCCAAAGAGACTAATGAGGACTGTGCCATAGTTCTTGAGCTATCTGAAAGTGACCcttattttgataaaaagaag ATGTTACTTCAAAATAAGGGTTTCAATCCCAAGAAGCGGGTTTCTCTCAAGAGCTCTTCAAGTCCTAGTTGGATAAGTGCTACGTTGAAAGTGATGCTTCAGATAGCAAGAATCATACACTTAGATGAG GTAGAACTTTATTTTTGCCAGGATGATGCATGTTCACCAGTTGAATTCTACAGCCCCAGGAATGAGGTGGAGGCTCTTAATTCAATCCTTTCACTTCTTGACATTTCAAATTCTAGTGGTAAGTGCTTGCAAATGAATGTCCTGCAAGAATTACGGGAAGCAATTGTTAGTATGATCCGTGACGTTCGGGACAATAACTGTGTGAAGACTACAATCCTAGAAAATCAGAGTGTTGATAAAGAAGAATGTTTGTTGCAATGGGGTGAAAGAAATGGCATGAGAACAAGGCTGCAGATAGCTT ATGTTGAAGGGGCTGGCAGAGGATCCATAGCAAGAGAAGATCTGAATGTTGGAGACACTGCTTTGGAGATCCCGGTATCTATTGTCATTTCCGAGGAGCTAGTGTACACATCTGACATG TTTCATATATTAGAGAAGATTGGTGGCATCTCTCTTGAGACAATGTTATTGTTGTGGAGCATGAAGGAGAGGCATAATTGCACTTCAAAATTCAAGATTTACTTCGATGCGCTGCCAAAAAACTTCAATACAG GCTTGAGCTTTGGACTAGATGCAATCATGGCTTTAGAAGGAACACTGCTGTTCGAAGAGATAGTGCAAGCAAAACAG CACTTGTGTGATCAATATGGTGAGTTATTTCCCTCACTGTGTGATGATCATCCAGACATATTTCCACGGGAGCTATACACATGGGAGCAATTCTTATGGGCTTGTGAACTCTGGTACTCTAATAGCATGAATGTAATGTTCCCTGATGGAAAGCTAAGGACATGCCTAATTCCAATTGCTGGCTTTCTTAACCATTCG CTACACCCACACATATTGCAATATGGTAAAGTAGATACAACTGCAAATTCTTTGAAATTCCGTCTATCAAGACCATGCAGTGCAGGAGAACAATGCTTTCTCAGCTATGGACACTTTTCTAGTTCTCATCTGATTTCTTTCTATGGATTTTTACCACAAGGAGACAACCCATATGACATCATTCCAGTGG ACATTGATGCCACAGAGGATGATTCTATAACATCAAACTCAACTCACATGGTGCGGGGTACTTGGCTCTCAAGAAACCACAACATCTTTTATTATGGCTTGCCATTGCCATTACTGGATCATCTACGGAGAATTCAGAGTCCTATTCTGCAGTACAACACACTT CTACAAGCAAacttggaaaatgaaatggaagTTCTTGGACGCCTTCGGTCCATCTTTGACTGCGTGATGAAAAATCTCGGTGCTGTAGATCTGCATGACAG AGAAAATACCAGTTGGGATGTAAGGCTGGCAGTGGAGTTCAAAGATCTACAAAGAAGAATTATTTCTTCAATCTTATCTTCTTGTGATACTGGCCTGAAGCTGGTGAAGAATGAATGGTGCAGATGCTTGGCTGAGGACAGCCGTGGGTAG
- the LOC122316634 gene encoding uncharacterized protein LOC122316634 isoform X1 translates to MIVANSFDLWQKDTFFSAAEEVQESADVMESAYRTWVRERREMLSPDDSDKLCWELQTALGTAKWQLEEFERAVRFSYGNRGDDNTTARHRQFILAIEDQISRVEASLRKCLNEEGKQPLHWVNLDEDERDELATFLSGTSQSLQSAKDECLEQRPSMKCSLLEDHSQIKDADLNLNAASDRDASSIAKDGNHVLKIEANKTHGRTDDLICQTDSSTNNARRTWSSPNFGELKIIIPDQDEQINKLMQSVEDTPKVKGSKPVFWKQRRGEFPLGWGAVNFFNQHFGRVGGFQRQLQSPLHLPLRCSLQVTLALMLTIFLIGIGAVSKARKV, encoded by the exons ATGATAGTTGCGAACAGCTTCGATCTATGGCAAAAGGACACCTTCTTTTCTGCCGCCGAGGAGGTTCAAGAATCTGCCGATGT AATGGAATCAGCATACAGGACATGGGTAAGAGAGAGGCGAGAAATGCTATCGCCAGATGACTCAGATAAACTCTGTTGGGAGCTGCAAACTGCTTTAGGTACTGCCAAATGGCAG TTGGAAGAGTTTGAGCGGGCTGTCAGGTTTAGCTATGGAAATCGTGGTGATGACAATACAACAGCTAGGCATAGACAATTTATTTTGGCCATTGAAGACCAAATCTCACGTGTTGAAGCATCATTAAGGAAATGCTTAAATGAGGAAGGAAAACAACCCCTTCATTGGGTAAATCTGGATGAAGATGAACGTGATGAGTTAGCGACATTTCTCTCTGGCACCTCCCAAAGCTTGCAAAGTGCAAAAGATGAATGTTTAGAGCAAAGGCCTTCAATGAAATGCTCTCTTTTGGAGGACCATTCTCAGATAAAAGATGCAGACCTTAATTTGAATGCTGCCTCTGACAGAGATGCTAGTAGCATTGCTAAGGATGGAAATCATGTCCTAAAGATAGAAGCAAATAAAACTCATGGAAGGACGGATGACTTAATTTGTCAAACAGATAGCTCAACTAATAATGCAAGGAGAACATGGAGTTCACCAAATTTTGGTGAATTAAAGATCATAATTCCTGATCAAGATGAACAGATAAACAAACTAATGCAGAGCGTTGAAGACACACCTAAAGTAAAAGGCTCCAAACCTGTCTTCTGGAAGCAAAGGCGTGGGGAGTTTCCTCTGGGATGGGGGGCGGTTAATTTTTTCAATCAG CACTTTGGTCGGGTTGGCGGGTTCCAAAGACAATTGCAAAGTCCACTACACTTGCCACTCCGATGTTCTCTTCAAGTTACACTTGCTTTGATGCTAACgatttttttgatcg GAATCGGAGCTGTTTCTAAAGCAaggaaagtttga
- the LOC122316633 gene encoding uncharacterized protein LOC122316633 isoform X1: MEPPSCDEAKETNEDCAIVLELSESDPYFDKKKMLLQNKGFNPKKRVSLKSSSSPSWISATLKVMLQIARIIHLDEVELYFCQDDACSPVEFYSPRNEVEALNSILSLLDISNSSGKCLQMNVLQELREAIVSMIRDVRDNNCVKTTILENQSVDKEECLLQWGERNGMRTRLQIAYVEGAGRGSIAREDLNVGDTALEIPVSIVISEELVYTSDMFHILEKIGGISLETMLLLWSMKERHNCTSKFKIYFDALPKNFNTGLSFGLDAIMALEGTLLFEEIVQAKQHLCDQYGELFPSLCDDHPDIFPRELYTWEQFLWACELWYSNSMNVMFPDGKLRTCLIPIAGFLNHSLHPHILQYGKVDTTANSLKFRLSRPCSAGEQCFLSYGHFSSSHLISFYGFLPQGDNPYDIIPVDIDATEDDSITSNSTHMVRGTWLSRNHNIFYYGLPLPLLDHLRRIQSPILQYNTLLQANLENEMEVLGRLRSIFDCVMKNLGAVDLHDRENTSWDVRLAVEFKDLQRRIISSILSSCDTGLKLVKNEWCRCLAEDSRG; encoded by the exons ATGGAG CCACCATCATGCGATGAAGCCAAAGAGACTAATGAGGACTGTGCCATAGTTCTTGAGCTATCTGAAAGTGACCcttattttgataaaaagaag ATGTTACTTCAAAATAAGGGTTTCAATCCCAAGAAGCGGGTTTCTCTCAAGAGCTCTTCAAGTCCTAGTTGGATAAGTGCTACGTTGAAAGTGATGCTTCAGATAGCAAGAATCATACACTTAGATGAG GTAGAACTTTATTTTTGCCAGGATGATGCATGTTCACCAGTTGAATTCTACAGCCCCAGGAATGAGGTGGAGGCTCTTAATTCAATCCTTTCACTTCTTGACATTTCAAATTCTAGTGGTAAGTGCTTGCAAATGAATGTCCTGCAAGAATTACGGGAAGCAATTGTTAGTATGATCCGTGACGTTCGGGACAATAACTGTGTGAAGACTACAATCCTAGAAAATCAGAGTGTTGATAAAGAAGAATGTTTGTTGCAATGGGGTGAAAGAAATGGCATGAGAACAAGGCTGCAGATAGCTT ATGTTGAAGGGGCTGGCAGAGGATCCATAGCAAGAGAAGATCTGAATGTTGGAGACACTGCTTTGGAGATCCCGGTATCTATTGTCATTTCCGAGGAGCTAGTGTACACATCTGACATG TTTCATATATTAGAGAAGATTGGTGGCATCTCTCTTGAGACAATGTTATTGTTGTGGAGCATGAAGGAGAGGCATAATTGCACTTCAAAATTCAAGATTTACTTCGATGCGCTGCCAAAAAACTTCAATACAG GCTTGAGCTTTGGACTAGATGCAATCATGGCTTTAGAAGGAACACTGCTGTTCGAAGAGATAGTGCAAGCAAAACAG CACTTGTGTGATCAATATGGTGAGTTATTTCCCTCACTGTGTGATGATCATCCAGACATATTTCCACGGGAGCTATACACATGGGAGCAATTCTTATGGGCTTGTGAACTCTGGTACTCTAATAGCATGAATGTAATGTTCCCTGATGGAAAGCTAAGGACATGCCTAATTCCAATTGCTGGCTTTCTTAACCATTCG CTACACCCACACATATTGCAATATGGTAAAGTAGATACAACTGCAAATTCTTTGAAATTCCGTCTATCAAGACCATGCAGTGCAGGAGAACAATGCTTTCTCAGCTATGGACACTTTTCTAGTTCTCATCTGATTTCTTTCTATGGATTTTTACCACAAGGAGACAACCCATATGACATCATTCCAGTGG ACATTGATGCCACAGAGGATGATTCTATAACATCAAACTCAACTCACATGGTGCGGGGTACTTGGCTCTCAAGAAACCACAACATCTTTTATTATGGCTTGCCATTGCCATTACTGGATCATCTACGGAGAATTCAGAGTCCTATTCTGCAGTACAACACACTT CTACAAGCAAacttggaaaatgaaatggaagTTCTTGGACGCCTTCGGTCCATCTTTGACTGCGTGATGAAAAATCTCGGTGCTGTAGATCTGCATGACAG AGAAAATACCAGTTGGGATGTAAGGCTGGCAGTGGAGTTCAAAGATCTACAAAGAAGAATTATTTCTTCAATCTTATCTTCTTGTGATACTGGCCTGAAGCTGGTGAAGAATGAATGGTGCAGATGCTTGGCTGAGGACAGCCGTGGGTAG
- the LOC122316632 gene encoding uncharacterized protein LOC122316632 yields MSCLALSLQPANGSDILLQTREWFPPARALVALSAFRQTRLAFAASKHNNNPSTSSSSDADADTIAASLGDDPLAASSGQVIVGVESRYRVVYRLVNSIYVLGITTADDNSAVNVFECIDIVNQAVNVVVTACRGVDVTPEKLGRKYAEIYMALDIVLRGVSSIRLAAMLGSMHGDGIAKMVHSALDSESKIRGAENWTNLEANSVEHEAGIDTFSNARFEMPPETLAAGDEIAASLAPVAPAVGEQQPEQQEETQAEKDPFAASDTINQPQDLVGGFKKNKDPSSSTDLTLALAGLEVTPLPPAEATQSTYIGVEGFEGDYGGVAYGNEKAATLDDSFQGLNDAPFGGGLDASEFLGPTKVSKPQGLGGLELLHTGQSDAPAVASAAGVGVNTPLDDLMKKTEQKGPEMFILEEISVEFRESLLARVGLMGVVYLKTLPTKVSGDKETEFSFQVEGTSAVKRFVMQSSRVSSLGNGMFHVRTASGDEPIPILKYSLLPRLTPLPLRIRLIKRHTGTLLSVMIQYVSNPDLPAPLNDVTFILKLPVDPTLLKVSPKAILNRSERELKWHVPEIPVKGSPGRLRVRMPVDSIDEDEEMEIVGYVKFSAQGPRSLSGISLRPASEGKIEFYEVSHRFESGVYMCN; encoded by the coding sequence ATGTCGTGCTTAGCCCTCTCTCTCCAACCGGCCAACGGATCCGACATCCTGCTCCAGACCCGCGAGTGGTTCCCACCCGCTAGAGCCCTCGTCGCTCTCTCCGCCTTCCGCCAAACCCGCCTCGCCTTCGCCGCCTCCAAACACAACAACAATCCCTCCACCTCTTCATCCTCCGATGCCGACGCCGATACCATCGCAGCCTCTCTCGGCGACGACCCCCTGGCCGCTTCCAGTGGCCAGGTCATCGTCGGCGTCGAGAGCCGCTACCGCGTGGTGTATCGTCTCGTGAACTCCATCTACGTCCTTGGTATTACTACGGCCGACGACAATTCCGCTGTCAACGTCTTCGAGTGCATCGACATCGTCAACCAGGCCGTCAACGTCGTCGTCACGGCCTGCCGAGGCGTCGACGTCACACCCGAGAAGCTCGGGCGCAAGTACGCCGAGATCTACATGGCGCTCGACATCGTCCTTCGCGGCGTCAGCAGCATCCGTCTCGCCGCCATGCTCGGCTCTATGCATGGTGATGGCATTGCCAAGATGGTGCACTCCGCGCTCGATTCCGAGAGCAAGATCCGCGGCGCCGAGAATTGGACCAATTTGGAAGCTAATTCCGTCGAACACGAAGCAGGCATCGACACGTTTTCGAACGCACGTTTCGAGATGCCCCCCGAGACTCTCGCGGCCGGGGACGAGATTGCAGCGAGCCTCGCCCCCGTGGCGCCAGCTGTGGGCGAGCAACAGCCGGAGCAGCAGGAGGAAACGCAAGCGGAGAAAGACCCGTTCGCGGCGAGCGATACTATTAACCAGCCGCAAGATCTTGTGGGTGGctttaagaaaaacaaggaCCCGTCGTCCTCAACGGATTTGACATTGGCATTGGCGGGGCTCGAGGTTACGCCGTTGCCTCCCGCGGAGGCGACCCAATCGACGTATATTGGAGTCGAGGGATTCGAAGGAGATTACGGTGGAGTCGCGTATGGAAATGAGAAGGCGGCAACCTTGGATGATTCATTTCAAGGGCTTAATGATGCGCCTTTCGGTGGAGGATTGGATGCTTCTGAGTTTTTGGGTCCCACAAAAGTATCGAAACCTCAAGGTCTTGGTGGGcttgagttgttacacactggGCAGAGTGATGCCCCGGCGGTAGCTTCTGCTGCCGGTGTGGGAGTAAATACTCCACTTGATGATCTGATGAAGAAAACCGAACAGAAGGGTCCGGAGATGTTTATTCTGGAAGAGATTAGTGTGGAGTTCAGAGAATCTCTGCTTGCTAGAGTTGGATTGATGGGCGTGGTTTATCTGAAAACATTGCCAACTAAAGTGTCGGGTGATAAGGAAACCGAGTTTTCATTCCAGGTGGAGGGTACGAGTGCGGTTAAGAGATTTGTTATGCAGAGTTCTCGTGTTAGTAGTCTCGGCAATGGAATGTTTCATGTGAGAACCGCATCCGGTGACGAGCCTATACCGATTCTCAAATATAGTTTGTTGCCTAGGTTGACACCGTTGCCTCTGAGGATTCGTCTAATAAAGCGTCATACTGGAACATTACTTTCTGTGATGATTCAGTATGTATCAAACCCTGATTTACCAGCACCATTGAATGATGTAACCTTTATATTGAAACTACCAGTCGACCCTACCTTGTTGAAGGTGTCTCCAAAAGCTATTTTGAATAGGTctgagagagaattgaaatggCATGTCCCAGAGATTCCAGTCAAGGGTTCTCCTGGTCGGTTGAGGGTGAGGATGCCTGTGGACTCTATTGACGAAGATGAAGAGATGGAGATTGTTGGCTATGTGAAGTTTTCTGCCCAAGGACCTAGATCATTGTCTGGGATTAGCTTACGGCCTGCTTCCGAGGGTAAGATCGA
- the LOC122316634 gene encoding uncharacterized protein LOC122316634 isoform X2: MIVANSFDLWQKDTFFSAAEEVQESADVMESAYRTWVRERREMLSPDDSDKLCWELQTALGTAKWQLEEFERAVRFSYGNRGDDNTTARHRQFILAIEDQISRVEASLRKCLNEEGKQPLHWVNLDEDERDELATFLSGTSQSLQSAKDECLEQRPSMKCSLLEDHSQIKDADLNLNAASDRDASSIAKDGNHVLKIEANKTHGRTDDLICQTDSSTNNARRTWSSPNFGELKIIIPDQDEQINKLMQSVEDTPKVKGSKPVFWKQRRGEFPLGWGAVNFFNQHFGRVGGFQRQLQSPLHLPLRCSLQVTLALMLTIFLIVPFVFYSA, translated from the exons ATGATAGTTGCGAACAGCTTCGATCTATGGCAAAAGGACACCTTCTTTTCTGCCGCCGAGGAGGTTCAAGAATCTGCCGATGT AATGGAATCAGCATACAGGACATGGGTAAGAGAGAGGCGAGAAATGCTATCGCCAGATGACTCAGATAAACTCTGTTGGGAGCTGCAAACTGCTTTAGGTACTGCCAAATGGCAG TTGGAAGAGTTTGAGCGGGCTGTCAGGTTTAGCTATGGAAATCGTGGTGATGACAATACAACAGCTAGGCATAGACAATTTATTTTGGCCATTGAAGACCAAATCTCACGTGTTGAAGCATCATTAAGGAAATGCTTAAATGAGGAAGGAAAACAACCCCTTCATTGGGTAAATCTGGATGAAGATGAACGTGATGAGTTAGCGACATTTCTCTCTGGCACCTCCCAAAGCTTGCAAAGTGCAAAAGATGAATGTTTAGAGCAAAGGCCTTCAATGAAATGCTCTCTTTTGGAGGACCATTCTCAGATAAAAGATGCAGACCTTAATTTGAATGCTGCCTCTGACAGAGATGCTAGTAGCATTGCTAAGGATGGAAATCATGTCCTAAAGATAGAAGCAAATAAAACTCATGGAAGGACGGATGACTTAATTTGTCAAACAGATAGCTCAACTAATAATGCAAGGAGAACATGGAGTTCACCAAATTTTGGTGAATTAAAGATCATAATTCCTGATCAAGATGAACAGATAAACAAACTAATGCAGAGCGTTGAAGACACACCTAAAGTAAAAGGCTCCAAACCTGTCTTCTGGAAGCAAAGGCGTGGGGAGTTTCCTCTGGGATGGGGGGCGGTTAATTTTTTCAATCAG CACTTTGGTCGGGTTGGCGGGTTCCAAAGACAATTGCAAAGTCCACTACACTTGCCACTCCGATGTTCTCTTCAAGTTACACTTGCTTTGATGCTAACgatttttttgatcg TACCTTTTGTGTTTTATTCAGCTTGA